One window from the genome of Choloepus didactylus isolate mChoDid1 chromosome 2, mChoDid1.pri, whole genome shotgun sequence encodes:
- the BEST4 gene encoding bestrophin-4 produces the protein MTVSYTLKVAEARFGGFSGLLLRWRGSIYKLLYKEFLLFIALYALLSITYRVLLTQEQRHVYAQVARYCNRSADLIPLSFVLGFYVSMVVNRWWAQYTSIPLPDQLMCVISASVHGVDQHGRLLRRTLIRYANLASVLVLRSVSTRVLKRFPTMEHVVDAGFMSQEERKKFESLKSDFNKYWVPCVWFTNLAAKARRDGRIRDDIALCLLLEELNKYRAKCSMLFHYDWISIPLVYTQVVTIAVYSFFVLSLVGRQFVESEAAEPLRPGQESAAALGDLDMYVPLTTLLQFFFYAGWLKVAEQIINPFGEDDDDFETNQLIDRNLQVSLLSVDDMYQNLPPAEKDQYWDEDSAQPPYTVATAAETLRPSFLGSTFNLRMSDDPEQSLQVEAYPGSAQQLPATQTPLLGRFLGAVAPSPAISLRNFGRARGPPRTPHLPRFRAEEGGDPETADRIEEEAAGSGDEALEP, from the exons ATGACGGTTTCATACACCCTCAAAGTGGCAGAGGCCCGCTTTGGAGGCTTCTCTGGTCTGCTTCTCCGTTGGAGGGGAAGCATCTACAAGCTCCTCTACAAGGAGTTCCTACTCTTCATTGCCCTGTACGCGCTGCTCAGCATCACCTACCG GGTGCTGCTGACCCAGGAGCAGAGGCATGTGTATGCCCAGGTGGCCCGGTACTGCAACCGCTCTGCGGACCTCATCCCTTTGTCCTTTGTACTGG GTTTCTACGTGAGCATGGTGGTGAACCGCTGGTGGGCGCAGTACACCAGCATTCCGCTGCCCGACCAGCTGATGTGCGTCATATCGGCCAGCGTGCACGGCGTGGACCAGCACGGCCGCCTGCTGCGCCGCACCCTCATCCGCTATGCCAACCTGGCTTCGGTGCTGGTGCTGCGCTCGGTCAGCACCCGCGTGCTCAAGCGCTTCCCCACCATGGAGCACGTGGTGGACGCAG GTTTCATGTcccaggaagagagaaagaagtttGAGAGCCTGAAATCCGACTTCAACAAGTACTGGGTTCCTTGCGTCTGGTTCACCAACCTGGCCGCGAAGGCCCGGAGGGATGGTCGCATCCGTGATGACATCGCTCTCTGTTTGCTCCTGGAA GAGCTGAACAAGTACCGTGCCAAGTGCAGCATGCTGTTCCACTATGATTGGATCAGCATCCCTCTCGTCTACACCCAA GTGGTGACCATAGCAGTATACTCCTTCTTTGTCCTCTCCCTGGTTGGTCGCCAGTTTGTGGAGTCAGAGGCTGCTGAGCCTCTGAGGCCAGGACAGGAGTCAGCAGCAGCCCTAGGGGACCTGGACATGTATGTGCCTCTCACCACTCTCCTGCAGTTCTTCTTCTATGCCGGCTGGCTCAAG GTGGCTGAACAGATCATCAACCCATTTGGTGAGGATGATGATGACTTTGAGACCAACCAGCTCATAGACCGCAATTTGCAG GTGTCCCTGCTATCTGTGGACGATATGTACCAGAACCTGCCTCCCGCCGAAAAGGACCAATACTGGGACGAGGATTCAGCGCAGCCGCCCTACACTGTGGCCACAGCGGCCGAGACGCTGCGGCCTTCCTTCCTGGGCTCCACCTTCAACCTGCG CATGAGCGACGACCCTGAGCAGAGCCTGCAGGTGGAGGCGTACCCCGGGTCTGCCCAGCAGCTGCCCGCAACGCAGACTCCGCTGCTCGGCCGCTTCCTGGGGGCAGTAGCGCCCTCTCCTGCCATCAGCCTCCGGAACTTCGGCCGCGCACGAGGACCCCCGCGCACCCCTCACCTGCCTCGCTTCCGGGCTGAGGAGGGCGGTGACCCGGAGACCGCCGATCGCATCGAGGAGGAGGCGGCGGGATCAGGGGACGAGGCTTTGGAGCCCTGA
- the RPS8 gene encoding 40S ribosomal protein S8, which yields MGISRDNWHKRRKTGGKRKPYHKKRKYELGRPAANTKIGPRRIHTVRVRGGNKKYRALRLDVGNFSWGSECCTRKTRIIDVVYNASNNELVRTKTLVKNCIVLIDSTPYRQWYESHYALPLGRKKGAKLTPEEEEILNKKRSKKIQKKYDERKKNAKISSLLEEQFQQGKLLACIASRPGQCGRADGYVLEGKELEFYLRKIKARKGK from the exons ATGG GAATCTCCCGGGACAACTGGCACAAGCGCCGCAAGACCGGGGGCAAGAGAAAACCCTATCACAAGAAGCGAAAGTATGAGCTAGGACGCCCGGCTGCCAACACAAAG ATTGGCCCCCGTCGCATACACACAGTTCGGGTGCGAGGAGGCAACAAGAAGTACCGTGCCCTGAGGCTGGATGTGGGGAACTTCTCCTGGGGTTCTGAGT GTTGTACTCGCAAAACAAGGATCATTGATGTTGTCTACAATGCATCCAATAACGAGCTGGTCCGCACCAAGACCCTGGTGAAGAACTGTATTGTGCTCATTGATAGCACACCGTACCGGCAGTGGTACGAGTCCCACTATGCTCTGCCCCTGGGCCGCAAGAAGGGGGCCAAGCTG ACTCCTGaggaggaagaaattttaaacaaaaaacgatcaaagaaaattcagaagaaatacgatgaaaggaaaaagaatgccaAGATCAGCAGTCTTCTTGAGGAACAGTTCCAGCAGGGCAAGCTTCTTG CTTGCATTGCTTCGAGGCCAGGCCAGTGTGGCCGAGCAGATGGCTACGTGCTAGAAGGCAAGGAGTTGGAGTTTTATCTGAGGAAAATCAAGGCTCGGAAAGGCAAATAA